A region of the Clavelina lepadiformis chromosome 9, kaClaLepa1.1, whole genome shotgun sequence genome:
AACTGCGGCCCCGTGTTTTCCACACATATTACTTTACGTCGTTTCAAAAACGTTGCTGGTTTTCAGGCTAACTTGAATGCTATCTTGAAGTGCTGTACATCATAACACCATAATGCAAGAGTTTAAATACGGTTTGGCCACTAATTTTTGTATAAAGCCGGGGGCGTGTAAATAAACTGAAGCATCAGAGCAGAGAATTTAGCCTCATTGTCTCGtgattttcacaaaattttaacctTCAGATTCGTTAACCTACTTAAAGAAATCGTACAAGGACAATGTAGAAAGACCACAGGCAAATTAATATCAATAACCTGAGCCCTCAAACCAATGCTGTTTTGCCCAAATTCTTAATAAGAACCAAGTGATATGTGCTATCAAAGTTAATCCCCACAAATTAAAATCGTAAAGGCGAAAGCAAAAACGTTAAATCAAATACCATTATTAATAACTTagattaataataatttaacaaataattaatctatcAATATAACAATCAACTATTTAATCAACCACGTAACTTTATTAACTCTTTCTTACCATCGGTTTGTGTCGACGCGTTGCTCCCGGCTTCTTGGTCGACATCGTGGGTATGACTGTGATTATGAGAATGTCCACCATGCGAGTGTCCGTGTGTGTGTGAGTGCTCGTGAAGTACGAGACCCATGCTTAACATATCGATAATCCGCTCGTTAGTATCCGAAAGTTATCGACTACTATCAATACATTGATCGGTTTTATGGAtacaatttcaacaatttcttGGGATTAAATCACAGTTTAATGAAAGTTATATATTATTCATGACCGGCGCGTGGTAGAACACATTTGACCACGCGCATTAGATAACTTACACAATGTTAAAACCGACAGCCAAAGACGCAGTAATCAGCATGTTTTTTCCGTTTACTTCGTACTTATTGGTCACAATGCGCATGATGGCGAGATATACCAGCACTCCTGTTACTATCCAAATCGCCAGCACACTGACCAACGCTCCGATGACCTCTGCAAATGAAATATTCAGTAAATTAATGTTTTAGGAAACACCTGACACGGCTCAGAAACTGACAAGGCTGCGTTAAGGTAGGAATTACGTCGAATGCCATAGAATGTAACATAATCGATTGATGTTTGATTTAAACCGGTGATTAACCCATCacagttaattaattataacttaaccctattctaactaggcgtggcttctcccgcacacagtcatagcaaaacgtggcgtacagttgcattgtttgctgtagaaacttgaaatttggtgacttttcctaaaaaatgttcagctatctgtccatgtttgtttgataaagttggattttgtaatttttgagatattgcgatattttcataattttgctctgctctccgcatcgaagcgtattactcatttacgcaccaataactcgactaactattctctttcgttctcttctcgcggtcagctggttttccgcacagcgggggcgcggcgtaacaagaagaatttctagaaatttgtcacttttagaaatacttaatttacactaaattcactttctttagttttacaattatgatgtatacaggaagccagatgatttttctactaacctgtaaaaatctcatcagtTAACGACGTacagttttctagtaattaacgattgaaaatgtgtgtgcggggtcggccacacctagttttttagtaaactcgcgagcctggttaggatagggttaaagtTTTACGCCGTTCTAACTTTGGTCTGAACGACGTATTGACCATGTTCAACTCATAACAATCTACGAAAATGCTGTTTAATTTCACCAGACCATGCAAAATTAATAAGCCACGGCATCCTCTACAACCCTCTCACCATAACGTAACGACACAACATACCTGCCCTGTGCCAACCAAACGTCATCTTTTGCGAGATAGGCCTGGCTGCCATCTTGAGTGCCAGAATGCTGATCATGAAACTGCTTACATCAGTCAGCAAGTGACTAGCGTCGGTCATAACGGCTAAACTGTTGGCAAGGTAACCACCTATACAGCACAGCAAAACAGCAACTTTTAATCATTATATTATTCTAAATTCATAGACGGTTAACGTTGTTGACACGATATATGACTCTTGTCTGTGGTTTGTCGGACTCCCACACGCATTTGAGATAATTGTGTTTCATATTTTCACCGCGTATATGGCGCTATTTAAAGTGTTTTCAAATGCTTCGTTCCCGCATGATTTTGAGGTAATTTCAAGAGCAAATATTatgcatttttaaataaaactcaCGGTATTTGAAGCCTTTTTcgttaagacctatataatcAGCTGGTAACAGTTAAACCCGTAAAAGTTTAAACGCATATGATAAAGTTTAACCTTTGATGCACTGTAACGTGTCCCAATGATTGATGAAACGCTGCAATCAATCGAGACACTACAAGGCGCAAAACCGGGTTCTAAGTGGTTTGAATCTTAATTCGATCCCGGTTTAATCTTGATCTCAACTTCCCGGACTCACCAACAACTTCCCCGACCATGAAGAGAAAGCTGAGGGCGGTGGCGATGATCAGTTTCTGCATCGCTTTCTTCCTCTTCTTTTCATCTCTCTCCTGTCTCTCGTCATCAAGGTCATGACAGTGATCCGACTCCATGGACATGCTCGATCTTCTTGAGCCTAAAAATGTGATTAGAagagtttatatttttgtcctGACTGTTGTGTACCGCATCTTGCAGCGTTTCTCAAACCATTTCGGCCGCAAAATGTGAATTTGCCTGAATTTTACTGATGGATCGGAAATATCGTATGCTCTTTCCAGTCATAACTATAAACATATGCTGTTATAGGTGAAGCTATGTACAATACAGTATAGCctacatttattattttcatgtGTCGCAGTCATcatgtttttttcaaactgTTTTAACCAAAAGTTTATGGTTGTAAAGAAAAGTGGTAGAAGTTACTAGAAACTTGGTATATATCAACAAACCCTCgtgtaacaaaatataaataggCTTATTGTTCTGCACTGTAACCTATGACTGTTTTGGTTTAGCTACGTATTTATTCATCTCAGAAATGCTTACTGTCGGGCATGTCTTGCCGATCGGTGCTGTGTCTGTGATTTTTGTCATGGCCGAATCCGTTCTTTTCCGCCTCTTCCGCGTCGCGACGACTTGAATTCGAATTACGATTAAATAAAGAAGACGACGAAGCCGCGTCGCCGTTATTACGTAAAAGTCCAACGTTCTCCTTCGAATGGCTCATGCCCGCTTCATGCACGCCCTTGACATTGTTGGGATTATAAGCGGCAAGAGCTTGGGAACAGTCGATCTCAACCTCGGACGTTCCACCGTAAGCGTTGTTCGAAACTCCGCTCTGCTTCAGCGGCATTCTGGCGTCTTTCGATCTTTTGCTGTTGCTCAGCAGCTTTCGTTTGGCCGGTGAAGTACTCGAATTGCTGCGGCGGTGCCGGCGTGCTTCTCCCGTGTCGTCCGTGTCGCAGTCGGCGTCGCTCGCAAGAGATCGCTTGTTTTGCCTTCCTGTGTCGTTGGACGAGTAGTAGCCTCGGCTTCGGTTTTCGTCCGACTCGGAAAAAGCGGATGACAACGGGGAATCACCTACCTTTTGGATGCCATTGTGACGTAGTAGTGATGCTTTGTGTTGGACCTGCCCATTTGCCTGTCCGCCTTCGTCGTGTTGCCttcaaaagcaaatattaaaaTCCCGTTTTATCAAATCTAGCATGTGACGGTGATGCTATTGATAACAAACTTGTAACTAGTTCAATTGTTTTATCACTTTGTTAttaaatgctaaaattttacATGCACTCTGGCTTGGCAGTAGAACGTTTGACCCCATTCGGCTAAAAGTAACTCTGCCCCATGTTTCTAACGCAAACAATCTCCTTAAAAGGTAACCATAGACATCTTACTTGGCCAAATCGTCATCGTTCAATAAAAAGCTTGACTCTTTTGACTTCCTCCTGCCTAGTTTTTCCTCGATGAAAGTTTGAATGTAGTCTGGTTTGGCGAACGACATTTTAGTTCAAGGCAATGCAAAAACGTTCTGTTTTGTCGTCTTGCACTAAATACCCTCACACATCACCCCTGCAAATGGCAAATAAcgtttgattaaatttttgtatgtAACGTGCTTGGAATAATTCTTTGCAATAGATCTCTGTACAACCCGGCTGAGTAAAGCGGTTACTTATCGCTGTATTTGCATCGCGTGTTTGCCAACCTAAACCATGATACAAAGTCACTGTGGTTGCCATCTGGcataatttcaacaacaaagGGTGCTCAACTGGTGATGGAATTCTTTAATGGTACGTTAGTTTAAAGATGTATTTAGTTTTAATGATACAAGGATGTTACACAAGCAATGTTTCTTGCATTTATGCGTTGTGATGGACGCAAACTAGCGTCTGACACATAAAATAAGCGGAAACAACGTAGAGCCTAACTGTTTGCACAACGCTCATTGCTAACCGCAACCACAATCAACGGCTTGAAATACAGGAAGCTTTGCTGAAAGGGTTTTTCTTAGAACGTATCGCATTGCCTACCGAAAACACGTTATTCAACAACGCATTAGATATCAGAGTAGATAAATAGATTTCTTCCGTAGTTTAAACCCAATACCTCAGTACATTATACGGCTATATCGCATATCATCTTAAGTTGGCTAAACAGTAGCGGCTATTGAAAGCTTCGTTTAAAAAACCTAAGAAACGTAATTATCTGGTCTAAACTGTCATCATTTGTTTATGGGAACTAAAGTTTTACCTGCTGCTGTTTCTCatatatttctaaaatataactcaagaaaaactggttgcaTAAATATAATCCTTGTTTTGCTCACTCAAGGGGGTTTTGTTCCGTTGTAAACACCATAACGTATGTTGCAGGCATTATTCTATTCAGTACAACATATATTGCGTAACAAAAGCTGCAAATGTATGGTGAAATGCTACTCTACTGCCGGTCACTAATGCTAGCTTATTCTTTGTCTCGAGCGTAAACAGGCTTCATGTTCCATAGTTGCTGGAAACTTCCGCATAAGTTGTTTCAGCATGCTTTTCAGCGTGCTGTGTGCACTGACAGACCGGAACAACTGGTGTTAGATCGGTTACAATTAACAAGGCCCTGAACGAACCGCCTTGGGCTTTAGTGGTATAATATGGGGCTTAGTCAATCATTTTTAAGCGTGACTTTCGCATaacttgttttgtattttgttgtttcacTATGTACGAGCGCATAGGTGGTGTGTtcgcaatttttttttgtggtAGGTAATTTTTGGTGCACAAAAAAACCTTCCTTAGACGTAACTTATTCCTGTTGAATGCGTCTTATAGTACATAAGCTGGACACACGGGCTACTTTTTAAGTCTATGGCCAATGAGCACTTAAAGGCAATGTGCAAAACAAACGTTATAATCTGGATCGTTATATTAGAAAGGACAAAACTAAAACATCAGCGTTAACCTACAGACATTTCTACATATTTTTGAGCTAGTCTTTGAGTAAGCTCGGAATCATATGGTACTGATttgttcaaaaaaattaacgcAAGCTGGTAACCTTTTGTATAAGCGTTGTGGTGATTTCCTATTTTTCTGTAAGTTTATTCTGTCATAGGTTTCTTCTACACCCAGTTCGCAAAAAACATAACTGCTACTGCGCTTAACGTTACACTCGGCTGTGCGTTTTGTCTAATTGCTTCCTGAGTATATGAATGATATCACCACAGTCACGAATGTAAATTGGAACATAACCCTCCCGTTGTTTGTTGTGCCTTTGTCCTTCGTTATATTAATTAACGCAGTCATTATTTTAACGGTGGAGCCTGCACTTTTGAAACGCAGTTTCCAGTTGATTTTTTGATATGAACTTCAACCTAAACTAAATCTAAGTCATCGTTTAACAGAAGTCAACGGAAAATCCATTCGTTTAATTCACCACTAGCATTAACATTTAGCCTTTTTTGTAGTGACTATTTTACAGTCTTTTAATCGAGACGGGATATGGATTTTAGTAGAAGGAAACGAAAATAGTGTAGTTTGAGAGTAGTTAGATGATAAGCAAACTTTCATATTATATTAGTCCtatataaaactttatttgcaacCAACCAAAATCGTTTTCAACAACTGATCTTTTCTGTTACGTAGCTATTACTTCAAGGTGTTTTCAACTGCGCTATGCATTTCCACATTTTTAACAACCTCACTGTTAAAAACTATTACACAAAACATCCTACCAAGTCCTCACATTTGGTAAACTGGATTGCGATTTAGCTTTAAAGTGTAATTTACATAGCAGACTTACAGATTACAGTAACAGCAGTTTATTAGAAGTAAATGTTTATAACTTGTCATTCTGgttatatttacttttttctcATTTGTTAAACGTCTCAAAGGTATATGGCGTACatcaaaatagaaaaagaGCTGCGTAAAATGGTCGATAACTTTTGATTCAAACCCTAAAGTCCTAAAATTTTCATGAGAGTTTAAATCACCGATATTAAGCTTCATTAAAACATTAAGATTCATTCATGCATAATCATTAAAATGCAGCTTTCCAGTTGTGTGGTCATTTAGGGTCTAATCTGGTGTATTTTTCGACTCCCAAGAGTGTTGGTATTAGATGGAAGTAACTATAAATCTGTCATTTTGAAGAAAGTTTAGTAATTTCCTGTCTAATTTATCTTGACATACAGATGTCGATGTTGATCAATATGCAGTGAATCTCTATTAATACGTGTCCGGTATTACCTGCTGTTGATTGATGAATCATGCAAATGTAAAACTAAACCTGAAAGCGTCTATGTTTATTTCTCTATGTTTTTACTGGTAAA
Encoded here:
- the LOC143470439 gene encoding proton-coupled zinc antiporter SLC30A2-like, whose protein sequence is MSFAKPDYIQTFIEEKLGRRKSKESSFLLNDDDLAKQHDEGGQANGQVQHKASLLRHNGIQKVGDSPLSSAFSESDENRSRGYYSSNDTGRQNKRSLASDADCDTDDTGEARRHRRSNSSTSPAKRKLLSNSKRSKDARMPLKQSGVSNNAYGGTSEVEIDCSQALAAYNPNNVKGVHEAGMSHSKENVGLLRNNGDAASSSSLFNRNSNSSRRDAEEAEKNGFGHDKNHRHSTDRQDMPDSSRRSSMSMESDHCHDLDDERQERDEKKRKKAMQKLIIATALSFLFMVGEVVGGYLANSLAVMTDASHLLTDVSSFMISILALKMAARPISQKMTFGWHRAEVIGALVSVLAIWIVTGVLVYLAIMRIVTNKYEVNGKNMLITASLAVGFNIVMGLVLHEHSHTHGHSHGGHSHNHSHTHDVDQEAGSNASTQTDASSGETGNVNVRAAFIHVVGDLLQSLGVLIAAFVIYFKPEYKIADPICTFLFSVLVLITTITILRDTVIVIMEGSPVGIEYAVVKEKLLEMDGVTAVHDLRIWSLTLNQTVMSAHLAIDKVTDPNVVLKRATRRLKALYDFHSLTIQVEYYSEDMGACKKCQPA